In the Ranitomeya imitator isolate aRanImi1 chromosome 2, aRanImi1.pri, whole genome shotgun sequence genome, gaggctgacagacattctgctgtatgttctcatgagatgggaggagctagaggcagaccagGCActgctgcaatttctcctgaggtgggaggagctggaggcagacacagacattctgctgcaagttctcatgaggtgggaggagctagaggctgacacagacattctgctgcaagttctcctgagctcctgaggtgggaggagctggaggcagacacatcctgctgcaatttctcctgaggtgggaggagctggaggcagacacagacattctgctataCATTCTCCTGaagtgggaggagctagaagcTGACATTCTGTTGCATGTTCTTATGAGGTGGGAGGAGCTAAAAGCTGACATTCTGTTGCATGTTCTCATGAGGTGGGAGGAGCtaaaggctgacacagacattctgctgcatatTCTCATggggtgggaggagctagaggcagacagatatTCTGATGTTCCCaagaggtgggaggagctagaggcagaaacaggcaTTCTACTGCATGTTCTCCTGAGGTGTGAGGAGCTGTAGACACTGACATTCTGCTGTAAGTTCTCCTGAGTCGGGAGGAGCTGTAGATACTGACATTCTGTTGCATGTTCTCATGAggtaggaggagctagaggcagaaacaggcaTTTTGCTGCATgttctcctgaggtgggaggagctgTAGATACTGACATTCTGCTGCATGTTCTCATGAggtaggaggagctagaggcagacacattctGTTGCAAGTTCTTCTGAGGTGGGAAGAGCTGTAAGCTGACAGACATTTTGCTGCTTATTCTCATggggtgggaggagctagaggcagacagatatTCTGATgttctcctgaggtgggaggagctagaggcagaaacaggcaTTCTACTGCATgttctcctgaggtgggaggagctagaggcagaaacaggcaTTCTACTGCATgttctcctgaggtgggaggagctagaggcagaaacaggcaTTCTACTGCATgttctcctgaggtgggaggagctgTAGACACTGACATTCTGCTGCATGTTCTCATGAGGTGGGAGGAGCTGTAAGCTGACATTTTGCTGCTTATTCTCATggggtgggaggagctagaggcagacagatatTCTGCTGATGTTCTCaagaggtgggaggagctagaggcagaaacaggcaTTTTGCTGCATgttctcctgaggtgggaggagctgtagatacagacattctgctgcatgtTCTCaagaggtgggaggagctagaggcagaaacagacattctgctgcaagttctcctgaggtgggaggagctgTAGACactgacattctgctgcaagttctcaggaggtgggaggagctagaggcagacacagcacCATAGTATCTAAGACATGgtgactatccccctggacgaagtatcacgcgaaacgcgcatcggggtcctTCTACTGACCTGCATTCTTAGGTAAATACACCCATGCCTTTCCTTATGCTTTGCACtttagcactatatgcactttttaGCTGTTGCACATTGTGCTGACTGTTCCATTATAGGATTACAAGGGTTCTACTAAAGCACTTTAGGCAGTTTTTTGCCATATACTTTATTATTATATAGGCCCCTTCTTTCACTATTTGTCACAGCTGAGGCATATTGTTGCTTATAACATGCTCTAGGTACATTATTAATCTATGGCCATGTCTTAGATACTATGGCGCTTTTTGTATAATATACATTCCCTTATTTGTCCACTGTGACATACTATATGTTAATATAAATTGGATGTATATTCTAGTATGCACTATTTATGTGCTTTAGTTTATTAGCTGCTGTTTCTAATCTATATAGGTTGGGCTCTGTATGTTATACCATTTTACAGACATATCGCTGAGCTTGTTTAAGCATCTTTTTAGGATCATTTGATCATTTATAGGCTTGTTTGTGGTGTATTTCCCTTATGCAGACAGTATATTCTGTCATATGTATCTCCACTGATTGCTACTGGGCTTGTTAAAAGATTTTATATTTGTCTGTGATTAACAAAATATAATTGTTTTTAGTGGTAAAAGGCTCCCGTTTTTCTTCTTTGATGTATTGCGCACACATGGAAGTGCCTCTTATTTAGGCCTTTATTGGGGTATATAATGTGAATGAAATGGTTGACGAGCTTCTGTAACGTCGAACATTGTGCACCATGTTCACACAGACAGATAATCTAAAGTGTAGGCGTCTTCAATCCCAGAAGTGATACCATTTATTTTGAATTCTTGAATTGTACAAACATCTCTCCATTGATGCAAAGGAAATTTGTGCTAAAATATTTTCTAATCAGTTTGACTATTTTTTTATGATCATATGTAATGATAATGTCCTCGTTCCCGAGCTCCGACGCTACTGAATCGCCTGGATCTACCAACCGCTTAGAGCGTATTTAGGACTTGAGTTTCCACTTCTCCTTTTTGCCGCTTTAATCATTGAatgaatgaacaatttacattataAACATTTCGAGAATTTAATTGTCATGCACGATGACGTTTAGCCGCATTCACATTACACAATTAGCGGGAATGACATTGGATTATGGCACACAGACTAACATTAATGTAACCTATTAAGAAACCTGCCAATATTCTGCCTGTGAGGCCGCCCCTGGGCTGTGAGGGAGCTTGGGCTGGAGTAAATCGCTTTTCTCCCATCTGTCAGTCCTAGTATCATTACCGTGACAGTACCGTCTGCAGGCTCGGCCCTGGGATTTCTGCACAAGAGTCAAACACTCCAGTCATGTGCCTCAATTAAGAGCTTGTTTGTTCTCGCTGTGGGTGTCGCTGCCGGTTGCCCTGGTGAAAGGGAAACAAACAGTGTCGGATACAAGCTTTCTGCAGCTACTGATCGACATTTCACTATTTTCCTCTTGCTCCATTGTGTTCTCTGCTGACGCTCGTGTGGTCAGAGGAAACCACAGAAAATAGCGGCAGTGTCATCGCTGCACCACCAGTGGGGAGAGATGGCGGCTCTGCTCAGGCAGGGGAGGCAAtgaagaaaaagaaaagcaaaaacaAACATCAGCGGCTCCATAATAACTGGATCCAGTGCGGAGCTGCACTGGCCACTAGGGCTGCTCTCCATGTGTGACTATACATCAGTGACCAGCATCGTGTTACAGCGCCCCAACTGGCCGTGTTACGGGGTCCCCGCCGGCCATATTACAGGGTCCCTGCTGGCCGTGTTTGAGTCCCCGCTGGATGTGTTAGGGGGTCCCCACCGGCCGTGTTAGGGGGTCCCCACCGGCCGTGTTATGGGGTCCCCACCGGCCGCACAAGTACCCAGACATCCTGTGCTGTCACTGATCCCTTGTCAAGTCTCCATCCACTCCACACCGATGAGTTTTGCTCTCTGCTCATGTAACCAATTACCTATTCCACTCCGCCCCACGATTAATCAGcattttatgtgattttttttcccataaatcaataatacacgtgTAAATAAGAAACTCGGCATATATCTCATTATAGAaattgcttctttctcctccagcttTAATTTTCAAAATCCTCAACTCACAGGTAAAATCCGTCTTCATGGTCTACAAATTTTACCcgcagattgaaaaaaaaaaaaaaatgaaagctccGTGCATGAGAAGAACGATTGCTCGGATAAGATCTATACAAAGATTCTTACTTTCATGAGAACTGTTGATGTATGAAGTAAATCCGATCCTGACAatcagggtctgtgcacacgttgcggatttggccctgtagatccgcagcagttttccatacgttgtatagtaccatgtaaatgtatgggAAACCAGATcctcagtgcacatgctgcggaaaattccatgcagaaaacagtttattttctgcagcatgtcaattctttgtgtggattccacagcgttttacacctgcaggTGTaagaccgcaggtggaatccgcagtaaatccgtacTGTGTTTTACctacggattctgcagaatccgagcGGAAAAATCTGCAACGGTTGCACATACCCTAAGTATTCGGTGCAGAAATGTTTGCACCTTTTCTGCATGTTTTGGCAGGAAAGACGGAGTCACTGCTGGATCATTaagagagtataaaaaaaaaaaaaaaaaaaaaaactcatctaAAACATCCTCCATTGAAGTCCATCAGATCAGTACCGATTCTCTCTTGCTGGATCCTATGGCGTAAATCGCGAGTCGCTATGTCAACAGAATAAAAAACATCACGATTAATATCTGGAAGAATGAAACACCGTGGGAAGTATTTAATAAAAAGGTTTTATTGCAGAATCCATTGAGTTATGTACATTAGGCTAAGAGTAACATTTTCCATCGAACCATAGAAGGTTATTTTCTGACGGTTTAGTCCTAGAGTCATTAATATTGCGGTACATAAAAAGTCTGTCATACTTTTCCCAGATTTTAAAGTGTCGTGTGAACTTTTCAGGAGGCTCTTTGTCagcccatgtgcttttgcatgaaaACGAATGGAAATGAAGAACACAAGAGAAATACAATCTATCCTAGACATAtataaaaacagaaacaaaagacgTACAGTGTCCATGTTACACGCAGCATCTTCCGAGCCTCCAAGGAGGCTTCATGGTACCACTGCTCCAATAGTGAACACCATCTGTGGAGCCCATGCCTACAGCCGCTACGTGTGGGGGTTTGGGAAGTCCTCCACTGGCTCTAACTACAGAAATCCATTGCAAAGTGTTTAGGTGCATCTCAAGCTTTGTTCTTCAACCAAATGGAGCAACGTATCCTACGCCAGTCTACATTCTGAAGGCCACCACTCTGGTTTAAGAACGTTTTATGGTCTCGCTGAACAGAGATGGTCCCTCTGACCAACTTTGTACTCCATGGTTAGAGAACTCTTTCAGAAGCGGCCTGTGGGCTTCTTCTGCAGCTTCTGCTGTTACCCTGGCTTTGCATTTAAAGCCCGACACCAAGAAAGGCAGGTTCCATATCGGACAAGCTCTGTCTTACTGGTCCTCCTCTTAAGGAGCCCACGATTGGCTTCTCTCACTCTTCTCTTGTAGAAAAGACTCGTGAGGAAGCCTGTTCTAGCCCTGGTACAGCTCATGGTGCCAGTATAGGCTAGTCAACGACCCTCCAGGCCAAGGTGACACTTtaaagaggggggaaaaaaaattacatttttttctcattatcgaGGAGACAATTAGGAAAAGTTCTGTGGCTCTGTCCACTCCAAAGACAGAGCCACTTAAACTGCAGATCCGGTTTTGCGTGGTTGAGTTGCATGTAGAAAATCTAGGCTTGAAATCACCCTTGTGTCCCCTGAAGGAAGCCGGGATTGAAATTTTTTCATCTGCTCTGGGCTGGCAAGATTCTTTAGTAGACAGTTCTCCCTTTCAAGCTGAGAATTTTTTTCTACCAGCTCTTTGATCTGCTCCTTCAGGACTTCCACCTCTTCCCGAACTGCGTACATGAGATGGTTCTTCACCAAATCCTGTAGGACAAGGAAAAATATTGACATCAGTGTTGTTGCCCATAACACTTAAAATCGGTTCTTAGAGATGTTACTGCCACACATTCATTACAGCAGGGCACAGAATGAAACATAATGCCTGCATCTGCCAACAGAATtaaggtatgttcccatggtcagtaaacgctgcgggttggacgcagtGTAGAGCCACAGCGTCCagacgttacagcatagtggacgtgatttcaagaaatcccatctccactatgcatgcacggacacctccggcttccctgcggagacagacatgcggcgcgtctttcgagactgcagcatgtcaatttatcttgcatctccgcaagataaattttacATCCAATGTATTGGGAGCGGTGATTCCGCAAAGTTCAATGAACACCTGCGCTCAAAAGCCAGCAGTGCTTTCGAAGGAGCGGACATGTACTGCGACAAAAGTGTTGCCAGTTCctaaccgtgggaacataccctacagGGAACCAGTCATGTCTCTAAATGATATTAACCTGCGGATATGGGggtaatctgcaggctaatagcctTACAATGCTGTCCGGCcgctgtacagaaagtgcagctacCGGGAGAAGTTTAGCTTTATTCCTCCCAGGAGCGACCagatttcagtcatagaggcgggaACAGAGTGGCTATAGTCATCGCTCTCAGCATTGTAAGCATCCCCAGGACTGTGGCTGACAGCTCGCCCTGCACAGATGTGTTGACTAGCTGTCACTCATGGTGCCAGGCCATGCTGATGATGCCGCTCACTGTGTATTGACCAGTGACTGTAGCTGCTCTGTgcccacctctatgactgaaagccggcagctctggagacgaataaagttaattttctcccagtagccgcacttacagtacaGCAGTCGGACAGCACTGTAATCTGCTGGTCAATAGAATTTGGGgacatgaaaggttccctttagAACACCCTACTATTTTCATAAAGGTCTAAGATAGAGTCATATAATAGCTGGTACACGCCAAACAATGGATATCAGTGTATAGATCTGAAGGAAACGTTACATGAAAGCCATTTCTGTAAAATAATAATTGTCCGTTCACACTGTCGACCTAACGGCTGCTGAATCCATGTGAGCATGTCGTGCAGTGAACCTAAGAGGCTGTGTGTTTATGGTGGCGCCTCGCACAGTGGGTCAGTCATGGAGGAAGAGCAATGGTGGAAAGGTCTGCAGTGTCCCTCATCCCCAGCACAGTCTGCAGACCTCACTGCAGTCCCCTCCTGTCCAATGAGATCCCAGCAGCTCAGCGCCGGCGTGTTCACAATGAGCTGGGAGACCCCATTCTCCAGCCCTGAACCCCTGGGTGCAGGAATGATGCAACGTGCGGATACATTGCATTATGGGGGTCTGCGGGACCCTTACAGCGCCGACGCGTTCACAATGAGCTGGGAGTCCCCATTCTCCAGCCCTGAACCCCTGGGTGCAGGAATGATGCAACGTGCGGATACATTGCATTACAGGACTGAATAAGAAGCAGCAGTGCCCCATAGTGGGGGTCTGCGGGACTCCACCGAGCAGAACCCTTACAGCGCTGGCGTGTTCACAATGAGCTGGGAGACCCCATTCTCCAGCCCCGAACCCCTGGGTGCAGGAATGATGCAACGTGCGGATACATTGCATTATGGGGGTCTGCGGGACCCTTCCAGCTCATTGTGAACGCGCTGGCGCTGTAAGGGTCCCGCAGACCCCCATAATGCAATGTATCCGCACGTTACATCATTCCTGCACCCAGGGGTTCGGGGCTGGAGAATGGGGTCTCCCAGCTCATTGTGAACGCGCCGGCGCTGTGAGACCCCATTCTCCAGCCCCGAACCCCTGGGTGCAGGAATGATGTAATGTGCAGAGACATGGCAATACAGAACTAAGAAGTAGCATTGCCCCATACTGGGGGTCTGCGGGACCCTTACAGCGCCGGTATGCTCACACTGAGCTGGGAGACCCCATTCTCCAGCCCCGAACCCCTGGGTGCAGAAATGATGCAATGTGCGGATACATTGCATTATGGGGGTCTGCGGGACCCTTACAGTGCCGGCATGTTCACAATGAGTTGGGAGACCCCATTCTCCAGCCCTGAACCCCTGGGTGCAGGAATGATGTAACGTGCGGATACATTGCATTACAGGACTGACTAAGAAACAGCATCGCCCCATAGTGGGGGTCTGCGGGACTCCACCGAGCAGGACCCTTACAGCGCCGGCGTGTTCACAATGAGTTGGGAGACCCCATTCTCCAGCCCCGAACCCCTGGGTGCAGGAATGATGTAATGTGCGGATACATTGCATTATGGGGGTCTGCGGGACCCTTACAGCGCTGGCGTGTTCACAATGAGTTGGGAGACCGCATTCTCCAGCCCCGAACCCCTGGGTGCAGGAATGATGTAATGTGCGGATACATTGCATTATGGGGGTCTGCAGGACCCTTACAGCGCCGGCATGTTCACAATGAGTTGGGAGACCGCATTCTCCAGCCCCGAGCCCCTGGGTGCAGGAATGATGTAACGTGCGGAAACATTGCATTATGGGGGTCTGCGGGACCCTTACAGCGCCGGCATGTTCACAATGAGTTGGGAGACCCCATTCTCCAGCCCCGAGCCCCTGGGTGCAGGAATGATGTAACGTGCGGATACATTGCATTATGGGGGTCTGTGGGACCCTTACAGCGCCGCCATGTTCACAATGAGTTGGGAGACCCCATTCTCCAGCCCCGAACCCCTGGGTGCAGGAATGATGTAACGTGTGGAAACATTGCATTATGGGGGTCTGCGGGACCCTTACAGCGCCGGCATGTTCACAATGAGTTGGGAGACCCCATTCTCCAGCCCCGAACCCCTGGGTGCAGGAATGATGGAACGTGCGGATACATTGCATTATGGGGGTCTGCGGGACCCTTACAGCGCCGGCATGTTCACAATGAGTTGGGAGACCCCATTCTCCAGCCCCGAGCCCCTGGGTGCAGGAATGATGTAACGTGCGGATACATTGCATTATGGGGGTCTGCGGGACCCTTACAGCGCTGGCGTGTTCACAATGAGTTGGGAGACCCCATTCTCCAGCCCCGAACCCCTGGGTGCAGGAATGACGTAACGTGTGGAAACATTGCATTATGGGGGTCTGCGGGACCAGCACTCCACCATAGGCAGAGTGTAATAACATGCTGGAGATGTAATAACGCGGAGATAATCGCTGTACTCACCATGGCTTGCTCAATCTTGTTATCTATGGCCACCACACTTGCCCCTGAAGCGCTGCAGAAAGAATAATAACAGAGGTTAGTGTGGACGCACAGCAGCAGTGCACACAGGTAATGGCGGCGGCGCATTCAGCCCCCGAGGGGTTAACCCGAGCACAGACAAAGCTCCTGCCTGCAGCTGACAAACAAGGGGGCGGGAACTGCAGCGAGTCCAGTCCAAACCGGGATGATCCTGCTCCGAGCAACAAAGCCCAGGTCTGCGGACACCGGCGGGACGGATGGCACTCACTGCAGCAGTGGCGGCGTACTACGGCAATAATCACCGCAGGCAGGAAATGGAACCAGAGCACCATCATCATCAGACGGCAGCAAATAACGCCAGGAAACCCCAGAAACGGATCCTTGCTGCAGGCGGCAACGACGACCCCAAATCCCCAGACCCTCGTCACCTGTTATCCAGCTTCACGGACACGACGTCGGCGCCCAGGAGCGAGGAGAagaaggagatggagaaattgtGCAGCTCGTACACGGCCACCTCCATGGGGAACTGGCACAGCCCCGTGCTCATGTCTGCAGGAGTCCTCCCCGGATATAGACGTATATACACAGCACGGACCGACGGTGCAACTGCTGGACCCGCACACTGAGGCTAGGCGGGGCTGCCCGGCCTTATATAGCAGGGGCGGTGACGTCACATGGTGTCACCCTCCGTGCAGAGAGAGCAGCCTCCCCCAGCCgcgctgacacacacacacacacacacacacacacacacacacacacacacacacacacacacacacacacacacacacacacacacacacacacacacacacacaccatatatacacacatatatatacagtatatacacatacacagatatacacatatacacacagatatatacagtatatacacatatatacacacacaacactacatatacacacacgtatatacacacacagatatacagtatatacacatacaacactacatatacacacacagatatacagtatatacacatacaacactacatatacacacacagatatacagtatatacacatatacacatacaacactacatacacacacagatatatatacacacagatatatacacatatacgtatatatacacacacacagatatacacacatatatatacacatatacagtatatacacatacaacactacatacatacacacagatatatacagtatatacacacatacacatacaacactacatatatacacacacacagatatatacacacacatatatatatatatatacacacacatatatacacatatatacgcatatacagtgtatacacatatatatatacaaatatatacagtatatacacatacaacactacatatatacacacacagatatatacacatatatatatatatatatatatacacacacacagatacacatatatacacatatacagtatatacacatatatacacatacaacactacatacacacacagatatatatacacacagatatatacagtatatacacacatacacatacaacactacatatatacacacacacagatatatacacacatatatacacacacagatatacacatatatacacatatacagtgtatacacatatatatacaaatatatactgtatatacacatacaacactacatatatatacatacacacatatatatacatatacagtatatatatattattcatacacacagatatacagtatatacacatatatatatatattcatacacacatatacacacatacagatctatctactatataattgtctaagggtcacttccgtctttctgtctgtccttctttctgtcacggatattcattggtcgcggcctctgtcatggaaatccaagtcgctgattggtcgcggcaaaacagccacgaccaatcagcgacgggcacagtccggcggcaaaattgcCGCTCctccctccccgcagtcagtgcccgctccatactccactccagtcagccctcacacagggttaatggcagcgttaaccgaccgcgttatgccacggtgtaacgcactccgttaacgctgctattaaccccgtgtcaccaacgttttactattgatgctgcctatgcggcatcaatagtaaaaaaatctaatgttaaaaataaaaaatcgttatatactcaccatccgtcggcccctcggatccacaacaggcctttcctgctcgtgacgctccggtgaccgctccatgctgcgatctcgcgacatgatgacgtagcggtctcgcgagaccgcaatgcactcgagACCGGAGCACGAGAGGACTCAGCGTCAGTAACCGCTTTGCTTTTATCTGggggctccagaaggtgagtatataactattttttattttaattcttttttttaacagagatatgatgcccacattgctatatactatgtgggctgtgcaataaactacgtgggctgtgcaacgtggctgggcaatatactacgtgggctgtgctatatactgcatgggctgtgctatatactacgtgggctatgctatatactatgtgactgggcaatatactacgtggctgggcaatatactatgtggctgggcaatatactacgtgggctatatactacatgggctgtgctatatactacgtgggttgtgcaatatactacgtgactgggcaatatactacgtggctgtgctatatactacatgggctgtgctatatactacgtgaactgcaatatactatgtggctgtgctatatactacatgggctgtgctatatactacgtgaactgtgcaatatactacgtggctgggcaatatactacgtgcctgggcaatatactacatactacgtggctgggcaatatactacgtgactgggcaatatactacgtggctgtgctatatactacgtggctgtgctatatactacgtggctgggcaacgtggctaggcaatatactacgtggctgggcaatatactacatactatgtggctgggcaatatactacgtgactgggcaatatactacgtgactgggcaatatactacgtgggctgtgctatatactacgtgggctgtgcaatatactacgtgactaggcaatatgctacgtggctgggcaatatactacgtgactggacaatatactacgtggctgggcaatatactacgtgactgggcaatatactacgtaacggcaatatactacgtggctgggcaatatactatgtagctgggcaatatactacgcggctgggcaatatactatgtagctgggctatatactacgtgattgggcaatatacttcgtggctgggcaatatactacgtgactgggcaatatactacgtggctgagcaatatactacatagctgggcaatatactacgtgcctgggcaatattttacgtgactgggcaatatactacgtggctgggcaatattttacgtgactgggcaatatactacgtggctgggcaatatactacgtgactgggcaatatactacgtgactgggcaatatactacgtgggctgtgctatatactacgtgggctgtgcaatatactacgtgactgggcaatatgctacgtggctgggcaatatactacgtgactggacaatatactacgtggctgggcaatatactacgtgactgggcaatatactacgtaacggcaatatactacgtggctgggcaatatactatgtagctgggcaatatactacgcggctgggcaatatactatgtagctgggctatatactacgtgattgggcaatatacttcgtggctgggcaatatactacgtgactgggcaatatactacgtggctgagcaatatactacatagctgggcaatatactacgtgcctgggcaatattttacgtgactgggcaatatactacgtggctgggcaatattttacgtgactgggcaatatactacgtggctgggcaatatactacgtaactgggcaatatagtacgttgctgggcaatataccacgtgtctcggcaatatactacggggacatgcatattctagaatacccgatgcgttagaatcgggccaccatctggtatatatatatatattgtgacaaaacactctgggatcgcctttgctggggtcaaaggacacgtggtttgtgcattgaatctgaggcgtacagcaggtttctgagcaggctgacctcaggtcagatttattaacgtgaaagcaacacaaaaaacaaaacataaaaataaatcctagcctgtccggcactaactaaacaaatacgttgctatctcaacaactgggggggcttctcccacccagctaacatcacacagatcttgagcagagctcttcactcacgtttgtatcACACTGTACGgttgctcaatggttagcactgtacggtggctcagtggttagcactgcacggtggctcagtagctCACCACACTGTGGCTCAGTGACTAgcactgcacggtggctcagtcatTATCATTGTATGGTGACTCAGTcattagcactgtatagtggctcagtggttagcactgtacggtggctcagtggttagcattgtacagtggttcagtggttagttctgtatggtggctcagtggttagcactgtatagtggctgtCATtaccactgtacggtggctcagtggctagcaccgtatggtgtctcagtggttagcactgtgcggtTGCTCAGTGGTAAACATATAACAGTGGATCAGTAGTTAACactgcactgtggctcagtggttatcactgtacggtggctcagtggttatcactgtccgatggctcagtggttaacataatacagtggatcagtggttagcactg is a window encoding:
- the LOC138662751 gene encoding TSC22 domain family protein 3-like isoform X2, with protein sequence MSTGLCQFPMEVAVYELHNFSISFFSSLLGADVVSVKLDNSASGASVVAIDNKIEQAMDLVKNHLMYAVREEVEVLKEQIKELVEKNSQLERENCLLKNLASPEQMKKFQSRLPSGDTRVISSLDFLHATQPRKTGSAV